In Parasegetibacter sp. NRK P23, the genomic stretch GCGGCGTTTTCAGGATTTTACGCAGTTGCAGCGTTTGCTCATCAACCAGGTCTTCCTTCTTCTCTTCCTTGTTGTCGAAAGTGATATTCTCATCGGTGATGATCATCAGGTGCTGGATGAGGATGCGGGAAGCTTGTTTCACGGCTTCTTCGGGGTGGATGGTACCATCGGTGGTAACGTCCATCACCAGTTTTTCGAAGTCGGTGCGTTGTTCAACCCGGGTATTTTCGATCGCGTACTTCACGTTTTTGATGGGCGTGAAGATAGAGTCGATGGGAACATATCCGAATGGAGCGTCTTTCACTTTATTGTCTTCAGCGGGAACATAACCGCGGCCTTTACCGATGGTCAGTTCGATATCGATTTTAGCTGAAGGATCCATAGTGCATATCAGCAGCTCGGGGTTCATCACCTGAAAGCTCTGGGTACCTTCGCCAATCATGGCGGCGGTGAATTCAGATTTTCCTTTGATGGTGAGCATGATCTTTTCCGAAGCAACTTCGCCGTCGATGGTTTTCTTGAAGCGAACCTGTTTCAGGTTCAGGATGATCTCGGTCACATCTTCAGTTACGCCTTTGATCGTGGCAAACTCATGTTCAGCCCCTTCAATCCTGATACCTACAATGGCATAACCCTCCAAAGAACTCAGCAATACCCTGCGCAGGGCGTTTCCGATGGTAACACCATATCCGGGTTCCAGCGGACGGAATTCAAATTGTGCTTCAAAATCAGTTGCTTTTTGAAGAACGATTTTGTCGGGTTTCTGGAAATTTAAAATGGCCATATTTAAAATTTCGGTTTTACTTTCTTACACAAACGGAAATCCCGGAACTGAATTCCGGGATCCGTTATGGATTATTTAGAGTACAATTCTACGATCAGTTGTTCCTTGATGTTCTCAGGAACGCTCTCTCTTTCGGGATATGCCACGAAAGTTCCCTGCATTTCAGTCTCGTTCC encodes the following:
- a CDS encoding DNA-directed RNA polymerase subunit alpha; translated protein: MAILNFQKPDKIVLQKATDFEAQFEFRPLEPGYGVTIGNALRRVLLSSLEGYAIVGIRIEGAEHEFATIKGVTEDVTEIILNLKQVRFKKTIDGEVASEKIMLTIKGKSEFTAAMIGEGTQSFQVMNPELLICTMDPSAKIDIELTIGKGRGYVPAEDNKVKDAPFGYVPIDSIFTPIKNVKYAIENTRVEQRTDFEKLVMDVTTDGTIHPEEAVKQASRILIQHLMIITDENITFDNKEEKKEDLVDEQTLQLRKILKTPLEDLDLSVRAFNCLKAAKINSLSELVQYEQEDLMKFRNFGQKSLSEIEQVLGERGLHFGMDLSKLKLDDE